Proteins co-encoded in one Aspergillus fumigatus Af293 chromosome 6, whole genome shotgun sequence genomic window:
- the pre4 gene encoding proteasome core particle subunit beta 7 codes for MNHFPEAWGRPRNDVYGPYNPSYLQTSGPKSHTQSPAVTGTSVVAVKFGGGVAIAADNLASYGSLARFSDVKRLRVFGESAVIGFSGDVSDMQHIDRLLESIDIRENYSTHGNTLNAKNLHTYLSKVFYKRRSEFNPLWNQVLVAGFDGNNQPFLSSADLLGTTFSAPHLATGFGAHLAIPILRRLFPEEKPVEEITKEEAVNALKECLKVLWYRDARSLDKFSLAVITKEGVEMHEDQKIEKQSWAFAESIRGYGAQVN; via the exons TGAAGCCTGGGGCCGA CCAAGGAACGATGTATATGGGCCTTACAATCCGTCGTACCTTCAGACTTCTGGCCCCAAGTCACATACTCAGTCTCCGGCTGTGACGGGCACGTCGGTAGTAGCGGTCAAATTCGGTGGAGGAGTTGCAATCGCCGCTGATAACTTGG CATCATATGGCTCTCTTGCTCGATTCTCGGACGTCAAGCGTCTACGTGTATTCGGTGAATCTGCCGTCATTGGATTCAGTGGTGACGTGTCTGATATGCAGCATATCGATCGCCTTCTGGAGTCGATTGATATCCGAGAGAACTACTCAACCCATGGAAACACGCTGAATGCGAAAAATCTCCATACCTATTTGTCCAAGGTTTTTTACAAGCGACGTTCGGAGTTCAATCCACTGTGGAATCAAGTCCTTGTTGCCGGGTTCGACGGTAACAACCAGCCTTTCTTGAGCTCTGCAGATTTGCTCGGAACAACATTTTCAGCGCCACACCTTGCAACTGGATTCGGTGCTCATCTCGCTATTCCGATCCTGCGTCGACTGTTTCCCGAGGAAAAGCCTGTTGAAGAAATTACCAAGGAAGAGGCGGTGAATGCGTTGAAAGAGTGTCTCAAAGTTTTGTGGTACAGAGATGCACGGAGTCTCGACAAGTTCTCGTTGGCAGTGATTACCAAGGAAGGGGTGGAGATGCATGAGGACCAGAAGATTGAGAAGCAGAGCTGGGCATTCGCTGAGTCCATCAGGGGATACGGAGCTCAGGTTAACTGA
- a CDS encoding fumarylacetoacetate hydrolase family protein, translating into MSTFSLFKCLSISSLSGQRLIRFLAKDGQVYYGDAILPVGVSDLAKVTKAKVIQGDIFGQHYVTDQVSEVQMLLAPLARKDIRTVRCLGLNYEQHARESNLPIPKYPVLFYKPVTSIAGPRDDIPISTMAQEGEGLDYECELVIVIGKEAKDVPESRALDYVLGYAVGNDVSHRDWQIKRGGGQWGLGKGFDGWAPFGPGIVSSRLIRHPNALHISTRLNGQVVQSSSTRDMIFSVAKVVAFLSQGTTLLPGDLIFTGT; encoded by the exons ATGTCCACGTTCTCT CTGTTCAAATGCTTATCCATATCATCATTGTCCGGACAGCGACTCATTCGATTCTTGGCCAAAGACGGCCAGGTTTACTACGGTGATGCCATTCTCCCGGTGGGCGTCAGCGACCTTGCCAAAGTGACCAAGGCAAAGGTGATCCAGGGTGACATCTTCGGACAGCACTATGTCACAGACCAGGTCTCCGAAGTTCAGATGCTTCTTGCGCCTCTGGCCAGGAAAGACATCAGGACGGTCCGCTGCCTGGGTCTGAACTATGAGCAACATGCAAGAGAGTCCAACCTCCCAATCCCAAAATATCCCGTTCTATTCTACAAACCAGTCACGTCTATCGCGGGCCCCAGAGATGACATTCCGATATCCACCATGGCGCAAGAAGGTGAAGGTCTCGATTATGAATGCGAACTCGTTATTGTCATCGGCAAGGAAGCCAAAGATGTCCCTGAGAGCCGGGCTCTAGACTACGTGCTGGGCTACGCCGTGGGTAACGATGTCTCTCACCGGGATTGGCAGATCAAGCGAGGGGGCGGTCAATGGGGTCTTGGGAAAGGGTTTGATGGTTGGGCGCCGTTTGGACCAGGCATCGTGTCCTCGCGGTTGATCCGTCATCCCAACGCACTCCATATCTCGACGAGGCTCAATGGCCAAGTCGTTCAGTCTTCCTCTACTAGGGACATGATTTTCAGCGTTGCAAAGGTTGTGGCATTTCTGTCTCAAGGCACCACCCTGTTACCGGGGGACCTAATCTTTACTGGAACGTGA